In Candidatus Cloacimonadota bacterium, the following are encoded in one genomic region:
- a CDS encoding epoxyqueuosine reductase QueH translates to MERGNKNRLLMHICCAPCLIAPYTHLKREGEYDITGFWFNDNIHPYQEYKRRLDTFLEWSAREGFNYLIEKDYQPEPFFQRVSGREKDRCYFCHYYRLKKTAELAKKENFDAFSTTLLYSIYQKHDLIRKIGEEIANNIGISFYYRDLREFWQEGITLSKGENMYRQPYCGCLYSEKERYCKD, encoded by the coding sequence ATGGAAAGAGGAAACAAGAACCGTTTATTGATGCATATATGCTGTGCACCATGTTTGATCGCACCTTATACTCATTTGAAGAGGGAAGGCGAGTATGACATAACCGGTTTTTGGTTTAATGACAACATTCATCCCTATCAGGAATATAAGAGAAGACTCGATACTTTTTTAGAATGGAGTGCAAGAGAAGGTTTTAACTATCTAATAGAAAAAGATTATCAACCGGAACCATTTTTTCAAAGAGTATCGGGCAGAGAGAAAGATCGCTGTTATTTTTGCCATTATTACCGATTGAAGAAGACGGCAGAATTAGCTAAGAAAGAAAATTTTGATGCTTTTTCAACTACCCTGCTATATAGTATCTATCAAAAGCACGATCTGATCAGAAAGATAGGGGAAGAAATAGCAAACAATATTGGGATCAGCTTTTATTACCGGGACTTAAGGGAATTTTGGCAAGAGGGGATTACTCTCTCGAAAGGGGAAAACATGTATCGGCAGCCATATTGTGGTTGTCTTTATAGCGAAAAGGAAAGGTATTGTAAAGATTGA